A single window of Scomber scombrus chromosome 12, fScoSco1.1, whole genome shotgun sequence DNA harbors:
- the LOC133991557 gene encoding uncharacterized protein LOC133991557, which yields MYQESNAGLCWGEESLAHRVQVCLILLIRNLPCRQITAVTRAAKQRNRHNPTFKPMYLLIAWPLWYRSRRTIKVSLMVCVVVWVLALVISCFVGISDLEHIERYKPIGVILLLPFPVLIFSVVGIIKGLSAAISVSSEEKRRIVGATILVLLNYTLLFLPFIIGSITPNVIMTNPYAFICFNPLGVLVLYVFMRKGAIDKILASLCCCRMETQQQQTIAVNDKSITTVSSV from the exons ATGTACCAAGAAAGCAATGCAGGATTGTGTTGGGGAGAGGAGAGCCTGGCACACAGGGTCCAGGTGTGTCTCATCCTGCTAATCAGGAACCTCCCCTGCAGACAGATCACAGCAGTAACAAGAGCAGCAAAGCAGAGGAACCGTCACAACCCCACATTCAAACCAAT GTATTTGCTCATCGCCTGGCCTCTGTGGTACCGCTCCAGACGAACCATCAAGGTCTCATTGATGGTCTGTGTTGTGGTCTGGGTCTTAGCTTTggtcatttcctgttttgtcGGAATCAGTGACTTGGAACACATTGAACGTTACAAGCCCATTGGAgtaatcctcctcctccccttccccgTGCTCATCTTCTCTGTGGTTGGGATCATTAAAGGCCTGTCTGCTGCCATCTCGGTCTCCTCTGAGGAAAAACGACGAATTGTTGGAGCAACAATTCTGGTGTTGCTTAATTACACACTGCTGTTTCTGCCTTTCATAATTGGTAGCATAACACCAAATGTCATTATGACTAACCCTTATGCATTCATCTGCTTCAATCCGCTTGGAGTCTTggttctgtatgtttttatgagAAAAGGGGCCATAGACAAGATTTTAGCCTCTCTGTGTTGTTGTAGGatggaaacacagcagcagcagaccatTGCTGTAAATGATAAAAGCATTACGACAGTCAGCTCTGTGTAG
- the LOC133991558 gene encoding G-protein coupled receptor 4-like, with product MEDLYSNNSYHGSGVFELQIRLRIVCWIVIVIGLPLIILAIYYLYSLVRHNHVAPIYVINLLISDLIQLCCMATMLGKPKFDQADIILLIHLLGVMASVGFMVCISLERYLLIAWPLWYHSRRTIKSSLVVCVVVWVFALVVICSVLFIDNKLLLIGIILLLPFPVLIFSVVGIFKGLSAAISVSSEEKRRIVGATILVLLNYTLLFLPFIIGTITPNVITTNPLAFVFLNPLGDLVLYVFMRKGAIDKILASLCCCRMETQQQQIIAVNDDRMKTVSSV from the exons ATGGAGGATCTGTACAGCAACAACAGCTATCATGGTAGTGGTGTATTTGAGCTACAGATTCGACTACGTATTGTGTGTTGGATCGTCATCGTCATCGGTCTTCCTTTGATCATACTGGCCATCTACTATCTATATTCTCTG GTACGTCATAATCACGTTGCTCCAATCTACGTCATCAACCTCCTCATCTCTGACCTTATTCAGCTCTGTTGCATGGCCACAATGTTGGGAAAACCCAAGTTTGATCAGGCTGACATCATCTTGTTAATTCACCTCCTTGGTGTAATGGCCAGTGTCGGCTTCATGGTCTGTATTTCCCTGGAAAG GTATTTGCTCATCGCCTGGCCTCTGTGGTACCACTCCAGACGGACCATCAAGAGCTCATTGGTGGTCTGTGTTGTGGTCTGGGTTTTTGCTTTGGTCGTTATCTGTTCTGTCCTATTCATTGACAATAAACTCCTTCTCATTGGAATAAtccttctcctccccttcccCGTGCTCATCTTCTCTGTGGTTGGGATCTTTAAAGGCCTGTCTGCTGCCATCTCGGTCTCCTCTGAAGAAAAACGACGAATTGTTGGAGCAACAATTCTGGTGTTGCTTAATTACACACTGCTGTTTCTGCCTTTCATAATTGGTACCATAACACCAAATGTTATTACGACTAACCCTTTGGCATTCGTCTTCTTAAATCCTCTTGGAGACTTGgttctgtatgttttcatgAGAAAAGGGGCCATAGACAAGATTTTAGCCTCTCTGTGTTGTTGCAGGatggaaacacagcagcagcagatcatTGCTGTAAATGATGATAGAATGAAGACAGTCAGCTCTGTGTAG